A single Vanessa atalanta chromosome 25, ilVanAtal1.2, whole genome shotgun sequence DNA region contains:
- the LOC125073714 gene encoding tubulin beta chain: protein MREIVHIQAGQCGNQIGAKFWEVISDEHGIDPTGTYHGDSDLQLERINVYYNEATGGKYVPRAILVDLEPGTMDSVRSGPFGQIFRPDNFVFGQSGAGNNWAKGHYTEGAELVDSVLDVVRKEAEGCDCLQGFQLTHSLGGGTGAGLGTLLISKIREEYPDRIMNTFSVVPSPKVSDTVVEPYNATLSVHQLVENTDESYCIDNEALYDICFRTLKLTTPTYGDLNHLVSATMSGVTTCLRFPGQLNADLRKLAVNMVPFPRLHFFIPGFAPLTSRGSQQYRALTVPELTQQMFDAKNMMAACDPRHGRYLTVAAVFRGRMSMKEVDEQMMNIQNKNSSYFVEWIPNNVKTAVCDIPPRGLKMSATFIGNSTAIQELFKRISEQFTAMFRRKAFLHWYTGEGMDEMEFTEAESNMNDLVSEYQQYQDATAEEEGEFDEEEEGGDEGD from the exons ATGAGGGAAATTGTACACATTCAAGCTGGACAGTGCGGCAATCAAATCGGCGCCAAG TTCTGGGAGGTCATATCGGACGAGCATGGCATAGATCCAACTGGCACATACCACGGCGACTCCGACCTTCAATTGGAACGGATTAACGTGTACTACAATGAAGCTACTGGCGGTAAATATGTACCGCGAGCCATTTTGGTGGACCTCGAACCTGGAACCATGGACTCTGTCAGATCTGGACCCTTTGGACAGATATTTCGTCcggataattttgtttttggtcAGTCTGGTGCAGGAAATAATTGGGCTAAGGGTCATTACACTGAAGGCGCAGAATTGGTTGATTCTGTTCTTGATGTCGTGAGGAAAGAGGCGGAAGGTTGCGATTGCTTGCAAGGTTTCCAATTGACGCACTCACTTGGAGGTGGTACTGGAGCCGGTCTAGGAACACTTCTGATTTCGAAAATCCGAGAGGAATATCCTGATCGCATTATGAATACATTCAGCGTAGTTCCTTCCCCCAAGGTATCTGATACTGTTGTGGAGCCTTATAACGCTACGTTGTCTGTTCATCAACTCGTAGAAAATACTGATGAATCATATTGTATAGATAATGAGGCACTGTACGATATTTGCTTCCGAACACTGAAATTGACCACACCGACCTACGGCGACCTGAATCACCTTGTATCCGCTACAATGTCTGGAGTTACCACTTGTCTAAGATTCCCTGGTCAATTGAACGCCGATTTGAGAAAGTTAGCAGTAAATATGGTTCCCTTTCCACGTCTTCATTTCTTTATTCCTGGCTTTGCACCTCTAACATCTCGGGGAAGTCAGCAGTACCGAGCGCTGACAGTACCAGAATTGACCCAGCAAATGTTTGACGCGAAGAACATGATGGCTGCCTGTGATCCTCGCCATGGTCGGTACTTAACTGTGGCAGCTGTTTTCAGAGGCCGCATGTCAATGAAAGAAGTTGATGAGCAAATGATGAATATCCAGAACAAGAATTCATCATATTTTGTTGAATGGATTCCCAATAATGTCAAAACTGCAGTTTGTGATATTCCTCCGCGAGGTTTGAAGATGTCTGCTACTTTCATTGGCAACTCGACGGCCATCCAAGAGCTTTTTAAGCGAATTTCTGAGCAGTTTACAGCTATGTTCAGACGTAAGGCATTCTTGCACTGGTACACTGGTGAAGGGATGGATGAAATGGAATTCACTGAAGCTGAGAGCAACATGAATGACTTGGTGTCAGAGTACCAGCAGTATCAAGATGCTACTGCTGAGGAAGAAGGTGAATTCGATGAAGAAGAGGAGGGTGGTGATGAAGGGGACTAG